AGGGAAAACCACTAATAGCTTCTGCCTGCGCCAGAATTGCTGCCGCATCAGTATCTGCTTGAACAAACTCACTTCCCATTCCAATATATTGGGACCCCTGCCCAGGAAACAATACCGCAACTTTTCCAGAGTTCATCGCTTATTTCACCTTTATTTCAAAACGAATCTTGTTAAAACTGAAGTTTCTTCTGCTTTTTACTAAGAAAGAGATGCCCCATGACAAACAAGGCAACACCGACAGTGATAGCCGAATCAGCAACATTGAAGACAGGCCAATGATAGTCATTCACATAGAAATCCAAAAAATCGATCACCGCCCCCAAGCGCAGGCGATCAATAAGATTGCCGATAGCCCCGCTGGCAATAAGACAAATCGAAAAACCGTACAGACGCGACTCGTCCTTAAACTGTTTATAGGCGGTGACCAGAAAGACCAGAGCTACAATTGCCACAACCACAAAAAAGATATGCCGCCAAGGGCCATAATCACCATTTAAAAATCCAAAAGCCGCGCCGCGATTGGTAATAAAAGTCAGATTGAAAAAACCTGGCACAATTATTTTACTCTCGTAAAGCGCAAAATTATCAACAATCCACAACTTGGTAAGCTGATCACAGGCGATAATTAAAAATATCAGGAGTGCTGCATACATGCGTTTTAGCCTTTTATGATATCGACAAACCCGATCTCGGCCAGGACGCCCACACAGCGTTCACAGGCGACGGGGTGCAAAGCATCCAGCCCTACCGACTGGCTTCGAGTCCAACAGCGTTCACATTTTTCACCACTGGCAGCCTCAACTAAAACTTCTACCCCTGTAAACTCACCAGTATCAACTTCCCCACCCAACGCATCAACCTTTACCAGTTCAGAAACAATGCAAATATTCTGCAATGTCTCCCATTTATCAGCAAGAAACTCTTCTAACTTCTGGGGCACCTTCACAGAAACTCGTGCTTCAAGGGAGTGACCAATAACCTTCTCAGCACGAGCAACCTCAAGGGCCTTGGTAATATCTTTTCGAACCTGAATTAACTCCTCCCATTTTTCGTCCAGATCGGCACGTACATATTCCTTGTGAGCTGCCGGAAATGCAGCAAGAGCCGGATCTTGTTCACGATCTGGCGACTCCGGCAGGTACTCCCAGGCATCGGCGACAGTAAAGGCCAGAACAGGTGCCATCAAGCGCAAAAGACCTTCGGCCAGATCGTAAAGCACAGACTGCGCCGCCCGGCGACTTACTGATTTTGGCGCTGAGGTGTACAACCTGTCTTTTTGAATATCAAGATAAAAAGAGCTCATCGTTACCACACAAAAATTCTGCAAAGCCTGAAAAATTGAATGAAACTCAAAGGTTTCATAGGCTCTCATTATCTTTATCCGCAACTGTTCAAACTGCGACAAAGCCCATTTATCAATTTCCGTCAACTCATCATAAGCCACAACATCGGTTGCCGGGTTGAAGTCATTCAAGTTACCCAGGAGATAGCGAATAGTATTACGAATCTTGCGATAGGCATCTGAGAGATGGCCTAGAATTTCATCTGAAATTTTTACCTCATCCCGGTAATCCTCTGAGGCAACCCAGAGGCGAAGAATCTCAGCGCCATACTTATTTATAACCTTTTCAGGGGCAACGACGTTACCCACACTTTTAGACATCTTCTTGCCTTTAGAGTCCACCACAAAACCATGGGTTAACACCCCTTTATACGGCGCCCTGCCTCTGGTGCCAACTGATGCAATAAGCGAACTCTGAAACCAGCCACGATGCTGATCACTGCCCTCAAGATACAAATCTGCCGGTGAGTCAAGCTCCGGCCTATCCTCAAGGACTGCGGCATGGCTGGTACCTGAATCAAACCAGACATCAAGAATATCCTCTTCTTTCTGAAAAGTCTGGCTACCGCATTGACAGGTAAGTTCGCCGGTAAACTCCTTCACATCTTTAGAAAACCAGGCGTCAGCACCCTCTTTAAGGAATAGCTCATCAATCCGTTTGTTTATGGCCTCGGTATTAGCAACTGTGCCACACTGACTGCATAAAATAGCAGTAATCGGCACACCCCAGGCACGTTGACGAGACAGGCACCAGTCCGGCCTCGACTCCACCATTCCGTATATTCGCTCCATGCCCCATTTTGGGGTCCAGTTAACCGTCTCAATAGCCTCCAAGGCCTTTTTGCGAAGATCATTTTCATCCATGGAGATAAACCACTGCTCGGTGGCCCGAAACATCACCGGCTTCTTGCATCGCCAACAATGCGGAAAACTATGCGACATTTTTGCCTGGGCAACTAAAGCTCCGCTGTCTCTGAGGTCATCACAGATTAACGAATTTGCCTCCGTGGTTTTCATGCCCGCATATCTGCCCGCTTCCGAGGTAAAAACGCCGCAGTTATCAACTGGGGAGAGCACCTCAAGCCCGTACTTCAAACCAGTGATATAATCCTCTCGACCATGGCCCGGGGCAGTATGTACACATCCGGAGCCTGTATCAAGCGTCACATAATCAGCAAAAACTATGAGCGATTCTCTATCAATAAATGGATGTCGGCATTTCAAACCCTCAAGTTTTGCAGATGGAAAATCAGCCACTTTACTGTACTCATCAACTCCTGCCGCTTTCATTACCGACTCAATCAGTTCTTCTGCAACAATTAATACCTCACTGCCTACTTTAACAGCAGCATAGGTGAAATCCTGATGCAGGGCCACGGCCAAATTCGCCGGCAACGTCCATGGAGTCGTGGTCCAGATAACAACAGAAACTGTTTCTCCGGCAAGTTCAGGGATTCGATCTCCAAGGTCTTCAGCGAACTTGAATTTCACAAATATTGAGTACGAAGTATGATCAGCATAATCAACTTCAGCCTCAGCCAAGGCCGTGGCGCATGAGGAACACCAATGAACAGGCTTCTTACTGCGAACCACTGCCCCGGAGATCAAAAACTGATTAAACTCACGGGCAATTGCCGCTTCATAACGATAGTCGATGGTAAGATAGGGGTTCTCCCAATCACCAAGAACTCCAAGACGCTTAAACTCATCGCGCTGCGCCTTGATCCATTTTCCGGCATACGTCCGACAGGCATTACGGAAAGCAAGTTTGCTGATAACCTTCTTCTTTTCGCCTAACTCCTTGTCGACATTGTGCTCAATCGGCAAGCCATGGCAATCCCAGCCCGGAATATAGGAACAGTGGTGGCCCGACATTCGCTTGGAGCGAAGGATAATATCCTTTAAAATTTTATTTAAGGCATGACCGATATGAATATGCCCGTTAGCGTAAGGAGGGCCATCATGAAGTATATAGGCAGGACGACCTTTGGTGCTTTGCTGAACCTTTTCGTAAAGGTGTTCTTTTTCCCATTTCGCCAGAAATTCAGGCTCACGCTGGGCAAGATTTGCCTTCATTTTAAACTTTGTATCAGGTAGATTCAGAGTGGATCGATAATCCATTTGTGTAACTCCAATATGTGATGGAAAACGTTAATTTGCAAAACAGAGAAAGATACCAGCAACGGCTTAATTTGCAAGGCTAAAATTATGGTTTTCAGATCAATGTTTGCGGGCTATAGTTTTAAAGCAAATCGTGAAATCTATCCATGCACCACCGAGTGCACAGAGATCGCAGAGAAATATTTTTTTATCCCAACCCTCTGTGTTCTCCGTGATCTCTGTGTTAAGAAATAATAATTTCATACTATTCAA
This window of the Desulfobulbaceae bacterium genome carries:
- the ileS gene encoding isoleucine--tRNA ligase, producing MDYRSTLNLPDTKFKMKANLAQREPEFLAKWEKEHLYEKVQQSTKGRPAYILHDGPPYANGHIHIGHALNKILKDIILRSKRMSGHHCSYIPGWDCHGLPIEHNVDKELGEKKKVISKLAFRNACRTYAGKWIKAQRDEFKRLGVLGDWENPYLTIDYRYEAAIAREFNQFLISGAVVRSKKPVHWCSSCATALAEAEVDYADHTSYSIFVKFKFAEDLGDRIPELAGETVSVVIWTTTPWTLPANLAVALHQDFTYAAVKVGSEVLIVAEELIESVMKAAGVDEYSKVADFPSAKLEGLKCRHPFIDRESLIVFADYVTLDTGSGCVHTAPGHGREDYITGLKYGLEVLSPVDNCGVFTSEAGRYAGMKTTEANSLICDDLRDSGALVAQAKMSHSFPHCWRCKKPVMFRATEQWFISMDENDLRKKALEAIETVNWTPKWGMERIYGMVESRPDWCLSRQRAWGVPITAILCSQCGTVANTEAINKRIDELFLKEGADAWFSKDVKEFTGELTCQCGSQTFQKEEDILDVWFDSGTSHAAVLEDRPELDSPADLYLEGSDQHRGWFQSSLIASVGTRGRAPYKGVLTHGFVVDSKGKKMSKSVGNVVAPEKVINKYGAEILRLWVASEDYRDEVKISDEILGHLSDAYRKIRNTIRYLLGNLNDFNPATDVVAYDELTEIDKWALSQFEQLRIKIMRAYETFEFHSIFQALQNFCVVTMSSFYLDIQKDRLYTSAPKSVSRRAAQSVLYDLAEGLLRLMAPVLAFTVADAWEYLPESPDREQDPALAAFPAAHKEYVRADLDEKWEELIQVRKDITKALEVARAEKVIGHSLEARVSVKVPQKLEEFLADKWETLQNICIVSELVKVDALGGEVDTGEFTGVEVLVEAASGEKCERCWTRSQSVGLDALHPVACERCVGVLAEIGFVDIIKG
- the lspA gene encoding signal peptidase II gives rise to the protein MYAALLIFLIIACDQLTKLWIVDNFALYESKIIVPGFFNLTFITNRGAAFGFLNGDYGPWRHIFFVVVAIVALVFLVTAYKQFKDESRLYGFSICLIASGAIGNLIDRLRLGAVIDFLDFYVNDYHWPVFNVADSAITVGVALFVMGHLFLSKKQKKLQF